The following coding sequences are from one Maniola jurtina chromosome 14, ilManJurt1.1, whole genome shotgun sequence window:
- the LOC123871610 gene encoding ATP-dependent DNA helicase Q1-like, with amino-acid sequence MKTIEDLEKEIKGVDKELIKVDAELAKWKNLQRQLHEKKVSLKKSINKLKSESLASVDWGGNTYEWSEDVKRTLKDIFKIDSFRPKQLSAINSTLSGQHALVVMPTGAGKSLCYQLPALVKPGITLVISPLVSLMEDQVRSLTNKNIPAMLMTSTSSKDDTAAALNALKDKNTQIKLLYVTPERLAKSKRFMANLQKCHADGRLQRIAIDEVHCCSQWGHDFRPDYKYLGILSNMFSNVPILGLTATATAHVLTDVQKILNISGCLVIKSTFNRPNLYYKILEKPTSQDDCLTILEKLLKHRYKGESGIIYTNSIKDSEDLAEGLRKRGLKVGCYHANMESETRSKVHLKWHQKYYQAIVATVAFGMGIDKPDVRFVIHHTISKSMENYYQESGRAGRDSRRAECVTLYRMQDIFKVSSMVFSSVGRLDHLYGMVKYCLNGTFCRRQLIAEHFDEDWGDADCNKMCDVCSNMNTSSREISLELHCKTISSIIDNADKQDTKLTAQKLLDAWFLKGPVVLRHKGKEPNFSRAIGEDVIAFLLVQGYLIEDFHYTAYSTISYIRKGPNMEAIEDENFVLKMPVRKFTEFHLDRPAPTEDELVVNGKSEVGKQSKKRKSSSEQKPKKSKTIVIDDEDD; translated from the coding sequence atgaaaacaattgaagatttagaaaaagaaataaaaggcgTTGATAAAGAGCTTATAAAAGTAGACGCCGAGTTGGCCAAATGGAAAAATCTACAGAGGCAATTACACGAGAAGAAAGTTTCGCTGAAAAAATCTATAAACAAGTTGAAATCTGAATCTTTAGCCAGTGTCGACTGGGGAGGGAATACTTATGAATGGTCAGAAGACGTTAAGAGGACTCTTAAGGATATTTTCAAGATCGATTCATTCAGACCAAAGCAGTTAAGTGCGATTAATTCGACGTTAAGTGGACAACATGCGTTAGTGGTTATGCCGACAGGTGCCGGCAAAAGTCTCTGTTACCAGCTCCCAGCACTTGTCAAACCAGGCATTACTCTTGTCATATCTCCTCTGGTATCACTTATGGAGGATCAGGTAAGGTCTTTGACCAACAAGAACATTCCAGCAATGCTAATGACTAGTACTAGCTCCAAAGACGACACTGCTGCCGCATTGAATGCACTAAAAgacaaaaatacacaaataaaGCTTTTATACGTCACACCAGAACGCCTAGCTAAAAGTAAACGCTTTATGGCCAACCTACAGAAGTGTCATGCTGATGGTAGATTACAGAGAATCGCTATTGACGAAGTCCATTGTTGTTCACAATGGGGCCACGACTTTAGACCAGACtacaaatacctaggtatattgtCTAATATGTTCTCCAATGTTCCGATTCTCGGTTTAACTGCGACAGCCACAGCACATGTTTTGACTGATGTACAAAAAATACTCAACATCTCTGGATGTTTGGTTATCAAGTCTACATTTAATAGACCTAATTTATATTACAAGATATTAGAAAAGCCTACATCCCAAGATGACTGTTTAACTATACTTGAAAAATTGCTGAAGCATAGATACAAAGGAGAGAGTGGTATAATTTATACTAACAGTATTAAAGACTCGGAAGATCTTGCAGAAGGGTTAAGAAAGAGAGGGCTCAAAGTTGGATGTTACCATGCAAATATGGAATCTGAAACAAGATCAAAGGTCCATTTGAAATGGCATCAAAAATACTATCAAGCAATTGTTGCTACTGTTGCATTTGGTATGGGTATTGATAAGCCAGATGTTAGGTTTGTTATTCATCACACAATTAGTAAATCCATGGAGAATTACTATCAAGAGAGTGGGAGAGCTGGAAGAGATAGCCGCAGGGCGGAATGTGTAACTTTATACAGAATGCAAGATATATTCAAAGTGAGCTCAATGGTTTTCTCCTCGGTCGGGAGACTagatcatttgtatggaatggTCAAGTATTGTTTAAATGGAACTTTTTGTAGGCGGCAACTAATAGCAGAGCACTTTGATGAAGATTGGGGTGATGCTGACTGTAACAAAATGTGTGATGTGTGTTCAAATATGAACACTTCAAGTAGAGAAATAAGTTTAGAACTACATTGTAAGACTATATCAAGCATTATTGACAATGCTGACAAacaagatacaaaattaacagCTCAAAAGCTGCTTGATGCTTGGTTCTTAAAAGGTCCTGTTGTTTTAAGGCATAAAGGTAAAGAACCCAACTTTTCTAGAGCTATAGGTGAAGATGTGATTGCTTTTTTGTTGGTTCAAGGGTACTTAATAGAAGATTTTCATTATACTGCATATTCCACAATATCCTACATTAGGAAAGGTCCAAATATGGAAGCAATTGAGGatgaaaattttgttttaaaaatgccTGTAAGAAAGTTTACAGAATTCCATTTAGATAGACCAGCACCAACTGAAGATGAATTAGTTGTAAATGGCAAAAGTGAGGTAGGTAAACAATCTAAAAAAAGAAAGTCCAGTTCTGAgcaaaaaccaaaaaaatccAAGACAATTGTTATTGATGATGAGGATGATTAA